The following coding sequences are from one uncultured Desulfobacter sp. window:
- the dprA gene encoding DNA-processing protein DprA — MTSCPDTYLPWFLLMELPGLSPRVIKKLIAHFQTPEDILAASKRQLSSVPDISAKVIKNILGHKKFEIGALERFALAQDSDHSIVVLTDPEYPALLKEIPDPPALLYYDGTLDLHAPCIAIVGSRNATRYGMDTAHYLARRLTALGFTIVSGMALGVDTAAHKGALDNETGQTLAVLGSGLDHIYPRHNRPLYSRIRKQGAVISEFFPDTAPLPGNFPRRNRIIAGISCGTIVVEAARKSGSLITARLAGEYNREVFAVPGSIKSSKSRGTHHLIKQGAHLIENEMDVIDELSQFVHAADMAAPIAPTKNKPTMDKIQTMVYKNLDLYPEHIDHITASSGLTSAQVSAALLDLELSGLIVRHPGNKFSILEE; from the coding sequence ATGACCTCCTGTCCGGACACATATCTGCCCTGGTTTCTTTTAATGGAACTGCCGGGTTTAAGTCCCCGTGTGATAAAAAAACTGATCGCGCATTTTCAAACCCCCGAGGACATTTTAGCGGCATCAAAGAGACAGCTGTCGTCTGTGCCGGATATATCTGCCAAAGTCATAAAAAACATTCTCGGCCACAAAAAATTTGAGATCGGTGCCCTGGAACGGTTTGCCCTGGCCCAGGATTCGGACCACAGCATCGTCGTATTGACTGATCCCGAATACCCGGCCCTGCTCAAAGAGATCCCCGACCCTCCCGCCCTTTTATATTATGACGGGACCTTGGATCTCCATGCACCCTGTATCGCCATTGTCGGTTCCCGAAATGCCACCCGGTACGGCATGGATACCGCACATTACCTTGCACGGCGCCTGACGGCATTGGGCTTCACCATTGTGTCCGGCATGGCTTTGGGCGTTGATACCGCTGCCCACAAGGGCGCCCTTGACAATGAGACCGGACAGACACTGGCCGTTCTCGGATCAGGCCTTGACCATATCTATCCCCGGCACAACCGGCCCTTATACAGCCGGATCAGAAAACAAGGCGCCGTCATTTCCGAATTTTTCCCGGACACCGCCCCGCTGCCCGGCAATTTTCCCCGGCGCAACAGAATTATTGCAGGCATCTCCTGCGGGACAATTGTGGTGGAAGCCGCCCGGAAAAGCGGATCTTTGATCACGGCCCGATTGGCCGGAGAATACAACCGCGAGGTATTTGCCGTCCCGGGATCGATCAAATCCTCCAAAAGCCGGGGGACCCACCACCTGATAAAACAAGGTGCCCATCTCATAGAAAATGAGATGGACGTCATTGATGAGCTGTCCCAGTTCGTCCATGCCGCAGATATGGCAGCCCCAATTGCACCGACAAAAAATAAACCAACCATGGACAAAATCCAGACCATGGTATATAAAAACCTCGATCTTTACCCCGAACATATTGATCATATCACCGCATCAAGCGGTCTGACGAGCGCCCAGGTTTCTGCAGCTCTACTTGACTTGGAATTATCAGGGCTTATTGTTCGTCATCCAGGCAATAAATTTTCAATCTTGGAGGAATAA
- the topA gene encoding type I DNA topoisomerase codes for MAKPLIIVESPTKIKTLKKYIGKDYNVAASAGHIRDLPVKNLGIDVDDNFKAQYVNIKDKSKVISNLKKTAGDTDEIFLAPDPDREGEAIAFHIMEILKKKDRKFHRVLIHELTKKGITDALSHPTQPDADKYDAQQARRKLDRLVGYQISPLLWQKVQRGLSAGRVQSVAVKIICDREREIRAFEPEEYWTITADLEAANPPIFNAGLIKISGKKAKVTNGEQAHAIVADLEKATFIVQEIKNKTIKRNPLPPFITSKLQQDAINRLRFSAKKTMVVAQQLYEGIEIGSGGPEGLITYMRTDSTRIAPEAAQEALELIRHAYGNEYALDAPRFFKNKNKAQDAHEAIRPTSVHNTPEKLKNFLSPDQFKLYDLIWKRFVASQMAQALIDQKSILIEATEKYLFSVSGSTTRFDGFMRLYATQEKNKEKGIQTLPPVEPKEELGTRKINPDQHFTKPPPRFSEASLVKELEKNGIGRPSTYASIIAVIQDKGYVELIKRYFTPSELGFIVNDLLVRAFPNLLDISFTAQMETNLDDVEQGKLNEVELLKTFYSDFKITLDNATDNMVSVKGVGIETDIKCPLCGKPVNIKIGRNGHFLACTGYPDCSFTSNYTRDEKGKIEIVEKVQDSEPVKDCPECGKPMVMKDGRFGLFIACTGYPDCKHTESVAQENSTKDTGVPCPEKGCDGTIVEKHSKRGKLFYGCSKYPDCTFATWDKPVNKSCPDCGSPYLLEKETKRDGKIHKCPNRECGFKQSVLPIPEKED; via the coding sequence TTGGCTAAGCCGCTTATCATTGTCGAATCGCCAACCAAAATCAAAACCCTGAAAAAGTACATTGGAAAGGATTATAATGTGGCAGCCAGTGCCGGCCACATCCGCGACCTTCCGGTGAAAAATCTCGGGATTGATGTGGACGACAATTTTAAGGCCCAGTATGTCAATATAAAAGATAAATCCAAGGTGATCTCCAATCTGAAAAAAACCGCCGGCGACACCGATGAAATATTTCTTGCCCCTGACCCGGACCGTGAAGGGGAGGCCATTGCTTTTCATATCATGGAGATTCTGAAAAAAAAGGACCGAAAATTCCACCGGGTCCTGATCCACGAGTTAACCAAAAAAGGGATCACCGATGCCCTCTCCCACCCCACCCAGCCGGATGCGGACAAGTATGACGCCCAGCAGGCCAGAAGAAAACTGGACCGACTGGTGGGCTACCAGATATCACCGCTTTTATGGCAAAAGGTTCAAAGGGGCTTAAGTGCCGGTCGGGTTCAGTCGGTGGCCGTTAAAATCATCTGTGACAGAGAGCGGGAGATCCGTGCATTCGAGCCCGAAGAGTACTGGACCATCACCGCGGATCTTGAGGCGGCAAACCCGCCGATTTTCAATGCGGGACTCATAAAAATATCCGGGAAAAAAGCCAAAGTCACCAATGGTGAACAGGCCCATGCCATTGTGGCGGACCTTGAAAAGGCCACGTTCATTGTCCAGGAAATTAAAAATAAAACCATCAAGCGCAATCCGCTGCCGCCGTTTATCACCAGTAAACTCCAGCAGGATGCCATCAACCGGTTGCGGTTCTCCGCCAAAAAAACAATGGTTGTGGCCCAGCAACTCTATGAAGGTATTGAAATCGGCAGTGGCGGCCCCGAGGGTCTGATCACCTATATGCGTACGGATTCCACCCGTATTGCCCCGGAAGCGGCCCAGGAGGCGTTGGAACTGATCCGACACGCCTATGGCAACGAATATGCCCTGGATGCCCCCAGGTTCTTTAAAAATAAAAACAAGGCCCAGGATGCCCATGAAGCCATCCGCCCCACGTCAGTCCACAACACACCGGAAAAGCTGAAAAACTTTTTGTCACCGGACCAGTTCAAGCTCTATGATCTGATCTGGAAACGGTTTGTGGCCTCCCAGATGGCCCAGGCCCTCATCGACCAGAAATCCATCTTAATTGAGGCCACAGAAAAATACCTGTTTTCCGTTTCAGGATCCACCACCCGGTTTGACGGATTCATGCGGTTGTATGCCACCCAGGAGAAGAATAAGGAAAAGGGCATCCAGACGCTGCCGCCGGTGGAGCCAAAGGAAGAGCTGGGTACCCGCAAAATCAATCCGGATCAGCATTTCACCAAGCCCCCGCCTCGGTTTTCAGAGGCATCACTTGTCAAGGAGCTTGAAAAAAACGGCATCGGCAGGCCCTCCACCTATGCCTCCATTATCGCCGTGATCCAGGATAAAGGATATGTGGAGCTGATTAAACGCTATTTTACCCCCAGCGAACTTGGCTTTATTGTCAATGATCTTTTGGTGCGTGCATTTCCCAATCTTCTAGACATCTCTTTCACGGCCCAGATGGAGACCAACCTTGATGATGTGGAGCAGGGAAAACTCAACGAAGTTGAACTGTTAAAGACATTTTATTCCGACTTTAAAATCACCTTGGACAACGCCACGGACAATATGGTCTCCGTCAAGGGCGTCGGCATTGAAACAGATATCAAGTGTCCCTTATGCGGCAAACCCGTTAACATTAAAATCGGCAGAAACGGTCATTTTCTGGCCTGTACCGGATACCCCGACTGCAGCTTCACCAGCAATTATACCCGGGACGAAAAAGGCAAGATTGAAATTGTCGAGAAGGTCCAGGACAGCGAACCGGTCAAGGACTGCCCCGAATGCGGCAAGCCCATGGTGATGAAAGACGGCCGATTCGGCCTGTTTATCGCCTGTACCGGATATCCGGACTGCAAACACACCGAATCCGTGGCCCAGGAAAATTCAACAAAAGACACAGGGGTTCCCTGTCCTGAAAAAGGGTGTGACGGCACAATTGTGGAAAAGCACTCAAAACGGGGGAAATTATTCTACGGATGTTCAAAATACCCGGACTGCACCTTTGCCACCTGGGACAAACCGGTCAATAAAAGCTGCCCGGACTGCGGCAGCCCCTATCTATTGGAAAAAGAG
- the ybgF gene encoding tol-pal system protein YbgF, producing the protein MPASEKHILRIASLCTLIFLTASCGSLRPYKQTAGQAQNTPVPDTSSVPIDTSLDQDIRTRHLEEKINRLEQRMARLEEKLSARAEPAPPKKQVPKKLSPPPARPEKPTTPEKVKNTDPVKLYNKGRDLLLRKRNIPMAQALLSDFIKEFPDHKLADNAMYWLGECSYTTGHYVQAAKIFKTLVQTYPKGQKVPDALLKTGYAYISIDDVSQANHYFKQVITRYPFSPAADKAQKKLSQTQ; encoded by the coding sequence ATGCCCGCATCCGAAAAACATATATTAAGGATTGCGTCGCTTTGTACTCTTATTTTTTTAACCGCTTCCTGCGGGTCACTCAGGCCCTATAAACAAACCGCCGGTCAGGCACAGAACACCCCTGTGCCTGACACCTCATCCGTTCCCATAGACACATCACTGGACCAGGATATTCGCACCAGGCACCTGGAAGAAAAAATCAACCGGCTTGAACAACGGATGGCACGGCTGGAAGAAAAACTTAGCGCCCGAGCTGAACCGGCACCGCCCAAAAAGCAGGTACCCAAAAAGCTTTCACCGCCCCCTGCCCGACCTGAAAAGCCGACAACACCTGAAAAAGTTAAAAATACAGATCCTGTCAAACTTTACAATAAAGGCCGGGATTTATTGCTGCGCAAGCGTAATATCCCCATGGCCCAGGCACTGCTTTCGGATTTTATCAAAGAGTTCCCCGATCATAAACTTGCGGACAACGCCATGTATTGGCTCGGGGAGTGCAGCTACACCACAGGTCATTATGTACAGGCGGCTAAAATTTTTAAAACCCTGGTCCAGACTTATCCAAAGGGTCAAAAAGTCCCGGATGCACTGCTTAAAACAGGCTACGCATATATCTCCATAGATGATGTAAGCCAGGCCAATCACTACTTTAAGCAGGTTATTACCCGCTATCCCTTTTCACCGGCAGCAGACAAGGCCCAGAAGAAACTATCCCAAACCCAGTAG